Proteins from a genomic interval of bacterium HR17:
- the ycgR gene encoding Flagellar brake protein YcgR, whose protein sequence is MDPRALLRRGQTVVLEAPLHRQKLVCVVDGAAVDRLFLVSLVGSEGPSVFEPGQIVVGYAQTPIRVYQFESVVLQSQSQPTPTVVIAMPDTLTPVQRRRFFRVEVLFVAQLMSKDDPRAPAVSATGVDISAGGLGVSVDRADLYPEFPQEIGKPVRVVCALPPVEGELPEPTKVEAIGEIVWVTRHERWLRMGIAFIDIDPKVREHIVAWCFAFQRRLLRMGLLSPRRDTSRRRE, encoded by the coding sequence ATGGATCCGAGGGCACTGTTACGACGCGGGCAAACTGTCGTGCTGGAAGCACCCCTGCACCGACAGAAACTCGTTTGTGTCGTTGATGGTGCAGCGGTTGATCGCCTGTTTCTGGTCTCTTTGGTCGGTTCAGAAGGACCGAGCGTTTTTGAACCTGGGCAGATTGTGGTCGGCTATGCGCAAACACCGATACGCGTTTACCAATTTGAAAGCGTCGTGCTGCAAAGTCAGTCGCAACCGACACCGACAGTCGTTATAGCGATGCCCGATACGCTGACGCCTGTGCAGCGACGCCGCTTCTTTCGCGTGGAAGTGCTTTTCGTAGCCCAACTAATGAGCAAGGACGATCCCCGTGCCCCCGCAGTAAGTGCAACGGGTGTGGACATCAGCGCCGGCGGTCTCGGTGTCAGTGTTGATCGTGCCGACCTGTATCCGGAGTTTCCTCAAGAAATCGGCAAACCCGTGCGGGTCGTTTGCGCTCTGCCCCCGGTGGAGGGTGAATTGCCTGAGCCCACCAAAGTGGAAGCCATCGGTGAAATCGTCTGGGTCACGCGCCACGAACGCTGGTTGCGCATGGGCATCGCTTTCATAGACATCGACCCGAAAGTGCGGGAGCACATCGTCGCATGGTGCTTTGCGTTTCAGCGGCGCTTGCTGCGCATGGGGCTGCTATCGCCGCGACGCGATACATCACGCCGCAGAGAGTGA
- the ylxH gene encoding Flagellum site-determining protein YlxH: protein MRDQAMRLRELFAPSPPAPSQRTHAVAIASGKGGVGKTTISVNLSLALGDLGHTVLLWDADFSLANANVLLNLQVSKTVRELIDGSAALEEVLLSVTDKVWLLPGASGIAELARMDGHAFTTIRTRLTAMEERFAFILADAAAGIGSDVLSVCMAAHELLLVTTPEPTALTDAYGLLKALARQGFNQPIHIVLNMVDSPSECEAGERLCQVVKRFLGMTAQVIATVPFSLWVHEAVLRQIPLLHLAPSCPTAKGVRELARRLASRSPGDDRSANGRPSFLQRLLSFLRSE, encoded by the coding sequence ATGCGTGACCAGGCGATGCGGCTGCGGGAGTTGTTTGCCCCGTCCCCGCCAGCACCAAGCCAACGCACCCATGCCGTCGCTATCGCCAGCGGCAAAGGCGGTGTCGGGAAAACGACTATCTCGGTCAACTTGTCGCTGGCGTTGGGAGATTTGGGTCACACCGTGCTCTTGTGGGACGCCGATTTCTCGTTGGCAAATGCCAATGTCTTGCTGAACTTACAAGTCAGCAAAACGGTGCGGGAATTGATTGACGGCTCTGCGGCCTTAGAGGAAGTGTTGCTTTCGGTCACTGACAAAGTGTGGTTGCTGCCAGGGGCATCGGGCATCGCAGAATTGGCGCGTATGGACGGACACGCTTTTACGACCATCCGCACGCGCTTGACCGCAATGGAAGAGCGGTTCGCCTTTATCCTCGCCGACGCTGCCGCTGGCATCGGTTCAGATGTGTTGTCTGTCTGCATGGCGGCTCACGAACTGCTGCTGGTCACGACCCCCGAGCCGACGGCGTTGACGGATGCCTACGGATTGCTCAAAGCTCTCGCCCGTCAAGGGTTCAACCAACCCATCCACATCGTGTTGAACATGGTGGACAGCCCCAGCGAATGCGAAGCCGGCGAGCGGTTGTGCCAAGTTGTGAAGCGGTTTTTGGGAATGACCGCTCAAGTCATCGCTACCGTGCCGTTCAGCCTTTGGGTGCACGAAGCGGTGCTGCGGCAAATTCCCCTTCTCCACCTTGCCCCCTCTTGTCCGACCGCCAAAGGCGTGCGGGAGTTAGCCCGACGCTTAGCGAGCCGTTCGCCCGGTGACGACCGTTCAGCCAACGGGCGGCCGTCGTTTCTGCAGCGGCTATTGAGCTTTTTGCGGTCCGAATAA